In a genomic window of Amphiprion ocellaris isolate individual 3 ecotype Okinawa chromosome 11, ASM2253959v1, whole genome shotgun sequence:
- the uchl3 gene encoding ubiquitin carboxyl-terminal hydrolase isozyme L3 isoform X1 — protein sequence MDCPRWLPLESNPEVMTKFVSCLGMKSTWQFGDVYGLDPELLSMVPRPVCAVLLLFPVTEKYEAFKQEEEEKLKDKRQDVSPDVYFIKQTIGNACGTIGLIHAVANNQGHLEFEPDSPLKKFLEQTSKMTPEERATFLEKDESIRVTHESSAQEGQTEAPSLDEKVNLHFIAFVNVGGHLYELDGRKPFPIVHGKTSEDTFLEDAVEVCKIFMARDPQEVRFTIIALSKDSY from the exons TTTGTCAGCTGTTTGGGTATGAAGTCAACCTGGCAGTTTGGGGATGTGTATGGACTGGACCCAGAGCTGCTCAGCATGGTGCCACGACCAGTGTGTGCAGTGCTGCTCCTCTTCCCAGTGACAGAGAAG tatgaggCATTCAagcaagaagaggaggagaaactcAAAGATAAGCGACAGGACGTCTCCCCAGACGTCTACTTCATTAAGCAAACTATTGGAAATGCCTGTGGAACAATAGGATTAATTCATGCAGTGGCAAACAACCAGGGACACCTGGAATTTG AACCTGATTCTCCTCTTAAGAAGTTTCTTGAACAAACCTCTAAAATGACCCCAGAGGAAAGGGCCACGTTCCTGGAAAAAGATGAG AGTATACGTGTTACACATGAATCCAGCGCACAGGAGGGACAGACTGAG GCCCCAAGTTTAGATGAGAAAGTGAATCTGCATTTTATAGCTTTTGTGAACGTCGGAGGACATTTATATGAACTGG ATGGCCGGAAGCCTTTCCCTATTGTCCACGGAAAAACTTCAGAAGACACTTTCCTCGAG GATGCCGTAGAGGTTTGTAAGATCTTCATGGCTCGTGACCCTCAGGAGGTTCGTTTCACCATCATTGCCCTGTCCAAAGATTCATACTGA
- the uchl3 gene encoding ubiquitin carboxyl-terminal hydrolase isozyme L3 isoform X2, giving the protein MDCPRWLPLESNPEFVSCLGMKSTWQFGDVYGLDPELLSMVPRPVCAVLLLFPVTEKYEAFKQEEEEKLKDKRQDVSPDVYFIKQTIGNACGTIGLIHAVANNQGHLEFEPDSPLKKFLEQTSKMTPEERATFLEKDESIRVTHESSAQEGQTEAPSLDEKVNLHFIAFVNVGGHLYELDGRKPFPIVHGKTSEDTFLEDAVEVCKIFMARDPQEVRFTIIALSKDSY; this is encoded by the exons TTTGTCAGCTGTTTGGGTATGAAGTCAACCTGGCAGTTTGGGGATGTGTATGGACTGGACCCAGAGCTGCTCAGCATGGTGCCACGACCAGTGTGTGCAGTGCTGCTCCTCTTCCCAGTGACAGAGAAG tatgaggCATTCAagcaagaagaggaggagaaactcAAAGATAAGCGACAGGACGTCTCCCCAGACGTCTACTTCATTAAGCAAACTATTGGAAATGCCTGTGGAACAATAGGATTAATTCATGCAGTGGCAAACAACCAGGGACACCTGGAATTTG AACCTGATTCTCCTCTTAAGAAGTTTCTTGAACAAACCTCTAAAATGACCCCAGAGGAAAGGGCCACGTTCCTGGAAAAAGATGAG AGTATACGTGTTACACATGAATCCAGCGCACAGGAGGGACAGACTGAG GCCCCAAGTTTAGATGAGAAAGTGAATCTGCATTTTATAGCTTTTGTGAACGTCGGAGGACATTTATATGAACTGG ATGGCCGGAAGCCTTTCCCTATTGTCCACGGAAAAACTTCAGAAGACACTTTCCTCGAG GATGCCGTAGAGGTTTGTAAGATCTTCATGGCTCGTGACCCTCAGGAGGTTCGTTTCACCATCATTGCCCTGTCCAAAGATTCATACTGA